A stretch of Fusarium poae strain DAOMC 252244 chromosome 2, whole genome shotgun sequence DNA encodes these proteins:
- a CDS encoding hypothetical protein (BUSCO:9780at5125) gives MPQPLENEATPTEPLQALPAAASGMKFTKSRHSTPVLESLPLSQSETNLAFRRSNPSAASLYASTLSPPGSRSISPAGRGSPARVLSHTVFDARPNRLPETGGDASEPLNLMLRAFVPHVSIYTSEDTESLMGEKGFRGGLWELLRPFGEDVQGKITIRDSVGMSRVADGFSVRFTRFGDNIEHPDPTVSGFRSPSSAQGQNGSQASTSRDRQFLADVEAVVDRHLSYAEQSFAVLPHYGMFADQNTASGETSPYYALYLRRLLSGLPISPHETFSHPVACVIAVSSRNPDPISEMRKLYTETVEGSKRLPPWVDSEFIRYYVLVHDEEKDDIIQSMAVFEQMKRHLGIHCHLLRLRSSQSAETDDDSIPLPRSDWMSAHEELEDIRQSEDDEDFEDPTRYIFESDATAIRTFVREMVTMSIIPQMERNVSIWNDQVASRRRGITGRFMNLSRKWAFGGSSRNSTGGTSNSRDNYNAAGFYGSEAPEAIMRKLADYAFMLRDWKLAHSTYDLLRSDFSDSKAWKHHAAANEMAAFSLLIFPQQMSSKNRAETTHQMLEAAFYSYNTRCSAPYGALRSLLLGLELLRLRNGTNIDDAGRWGVRLLESKISGNVGDALIKERLAVCYASKDGVGSWHWGSRRRKSATWSILSADAWLQQSRHIQARRCLDEAHRMYSNLPHKEGITKFGAAGHFMASLQHSLAESPDASDNGSENGGDNDIDEESEALNDMRPRRASTVAADMFRDTTKEESSTTDDGT, from the coding sequence ATGCCACAACCTCTCGAAAATGAAGCTACTCCGACGGAACCGCTTCAGGCGTTGCCAGCAGCTGCGTCTGGCATGAAGTTCACAAAATCGCGACACTCCACCCCTGTTCTAGAATCATTACCACTATCGCAATCCGAAACCAACCTCGCCTTCCGTCGCTCCAACCCGTCTGCTGCTTCCTTGTATGCGTCAACGCTTTCACCCCCTGGATCGCGATCCATATCGCCAGCCGGTCGAGGCTCGCCTGCTCGGGTACTCTCGCATACCGTCTTCGATGCCCGGCCTAATCGACTCCCCGAGACCGGGGGGGACGCTTCCGAACCTCTAAATTTGATGCTGCGGGCATTTGTTCCCCACGTTTCGATCTATACTTCCGAAGATACGGAGAGCTTGATGGGAGAGAAAGGCTTCCGAGGTGGCCTTTGGGAGCTTTTGCGCCCATTCGGCGAAGATGTCCAAGGTAAGATCACGATAAGGGACAGTGTCGGCATGAGCAGAGTAGCAGATGGCTTTTCTGTCAGGTTTACACGATTTGGTGACAACATTGAGCATCCCGATCCTACAGTCTCGGGCTTTAGAAGTCCCTCATCGGCCCAAGGGCAGAACGGCAGTCAAGCAAGCACATCAAGGGACAGGCAATTCCTTGCCGACGTGGAGGCTGTAGTGGACAGGCATTTGTCCTATGCTGAGCAGTCTTTCGCGGTACTACCACACTATGGCATGTTTGCGGATCAAAATACAGCATCAGGAGAGACCTCACCATACTATGCCCTTTATCTGCGCCGATTATTATCAGGTCTTCCCATTTCGCCGCACGAAACGTTTTCACATCCAGTAGCATGTGTAATTGCTGTTAGTTCGAGAAATCCTGATCCCATCTCGGAGATGAGAAAGCTTTACACAGAAACGGTCGAAGGAAGTAAAAGGCTTCCTCCTTGGGTTGATAGCGAATTTATTCGATACTATGTGCTGGTTCACGACGAGGAGAAAGATGACATAATACAATCCATGGCTGTATTCGAACAGATGAAGAGACACCTTGGAATTCACTGTCATCTCCTTCGCTTGCGCAGTAGTCAGAGCGCCGAGACCGACGACGACAGTATTCCACTACCCCGCAGCGACTGGATGTCGGCTCATGAAGAACTTGAGGATATACGACAAAGcgaagacgatgaggacTTTGAGGACCCAACACGCTACATATTTGAATCTGATGCTACTGCCATCCGTACATTTGTGCGTGAGATGGTGACCATGTCTATCATACCTCAAATGGAACGAAATGTATCCATATGGAATGATCAGGTTGCGTCGAGACGAAGAGGTATCACTGGTCGATTTATGAATTTGTCAAGGAAGTGGGCATTCGGCGGCAGCTCCAGGAATTCGACGGGTGGTACCAGCAACTCAAGAGACAACTATAATGCTGCTGGATTCTATGGATCAGAAGCCCCTGAGGCCATCATGCGGAAGCTGGCAGACTATGCCTTCATGCTACGAGACTGGAAACTAGCGCATTCAACGTATGATCTATTAAGATCGGATTTTAGTGATTCCAAAGCTTGGAAGCACCATGCTGCCGCCAACGAGATGGCCGCTTTCAGTCTTTTGATCTTTCCTCAACAGATGTCATCAAAGAACCGCGCTGAGACAACCCATCAAATGCTGGAGGCTGCATTTTACTCTTATAATACCAGATGCAGTGCTCCCTATGGAGCGCTAAGGAGTTTGTTACTCGGCCTCGAACTGTTGCGCTTGCGGAACGGTACAAATATTGACGATGCCGGCCGATGGGGAGTGAGGCTGCTTGAGTCCAAGATTTCGGGTAACGTGGGTGATGCGTTGATAAAAGAACGTCTCGCCGTTTGCTACGCTTCCAAGGATGGAGTTGGAAGCTGGCACTGGGGCTCACGCCGCCGCAAATCAGCAACATGGAGTATTCTCAGCGCAGATGCTTGGCTACAGCAGTCCAGGCATATCCAGGCGCGGCGTTGTTTGGATGAAGCCCACAGAATGTACTCGAACTTGCCCCATAAGGAGGGGATTACTAAGTTCGGGGCAGCGGGTCACTTCATGGCTTCATTGCAGCACAGCTTGGCCGAGTCACCAGACGCTTCAGATAACGGCAGTGAAAACGGAGGAGATAACGATATAGATGAGGAGAGCGAAGCATTGAATGACATGAGGCCGCGACGGGCGAGTACGGTGGCAGCCGATATGTTTCGAGATACGACCAAGGAGGAAAGCAGCACCACGGATGACGGTACATAG
- a CDS encoding hypothetical protein (BUSCO:23325at5125), whose translation MSAPPPPGNPPANAPPHPNGSSRNKKANPLRPMRKKPANPMVSRRPAPRPAAPSGSGTQNGAKPNIEEIRRQNGGWSEPPPAAYSDIPIMTTKKALLDGIRYHMMKFTQSKVGDRSIDPADQDDFARPVTLHRRDARQPPPGRAVKVEAPEAPQPDEQEAERMAQVKAEKEAQRAIDQAKIAPVAKDPNPKRPKKQKEDKTTFNRAPKTEAAKKESDIRYEEALPWHLEDADGKNVWVGNYVSALSESNVAFMIDQSVFRMVPLEKWYRFTSKPPFQPYTIDEAEALMNRKVTVARWAMKNAERIAEQDDKEETRKMFYGGGQMIKTESATFKAASRSEKLDHDDIDFSGDEFQDDDETPMFEKNNDDEDAKDAKDRIRREQLGANLFGDGDEQEVDKELKEKLDEEELRRELGKTTKKALIKRDQENIYESDDSAENPWSSSSEDNSSDEEEDEEKKEEEKKEAGKDDKAQSGSGSKGTNTPSGKKPESSKKGKSLKRAGSPALSESSGNESSRKKLKKNVTSAAASRSGTPLPQGAAARRAMGAGSGSDGEATAGEMSDGTMGKSKKLKLVSHSARGTPSASRAGSPNPQGAASPGSPGGSIVEPSEILDKIPPEGIAISELIKAFNHRLGDRPGQMPKSEWIQLVKRLCDYGNDKRLRRRT comes from the exons ATGAGCGCGCCGCCGCCCCCAGGTAATCCACCTGCCAATGCGCCGCCTCACCCAAATGGCTCTTCGAGGAACAAGAAAGCCAATCCTCTCCGGCCGATGCGAAAGAAGCCTGCCAACCCCATGGTTTCCAGAAGGCCAGCCCCCAGGCCTGCAGCGCCATCTGGTTCAGGCACACAGAATGGAGCAAAGCCAAACATTGAAGAAATTCGAAGACAGAATGGAGGATGGTCAGAGCCACCGCCGGCAGCATACAGCGACATTCCCATTATGACAACGAAAAAGGCTCTCCTTGATGGTATACGTTACCATATGATGAAGTTCACTCAATCGAAAGTGGGCGACAGATCGATAGACCCTGCCGACCAGGATGATTTCGCACGACCTGTAACATTACACCGACGAGACGCTCGCCAACCACCTCCTGGAAGAGCTGTCAAGGTTGAAGCGCCTGAGGCACCACAGCCTGACGAGCAAGAAGCAGAGAGGATGGCACAAGTCAAGGCGGAAAAAGAGGCCCAACGCGCAATTGACCAGGCAAAGATAGCACCTGTAGCTAAGGATCCGAATCCTAAACGACCAAAGAAACAGAAGGAAGATAAAACCACTTTTAACAGAGCGCCCAAAACAGAGGCTGCTAAGAAGGAGTCCGATATCCGATATGAAGAGGCTCTTCCATGGCATCTTGAGGATGCAGATGGCAAGAATGTATGGGTTGGCAACTACGTCTCAGCGCTTTCCGAATCGAATGTAGCGTTCATGATCGACCAGTCAGTCTTTCGCATGGTACCCTTGGAGAAGTGGTACAGGTTTACTTCAAAGCCCCCATTCCAACCTTATACAATCGATGAAGCCGAAGCTCTCATGAACAGAAAGGTGACCGTCGCTCGGTGGGCTATGAAGAACGCGGAGAGAATTGCAGAGCAAGACGACAAGGAAGAAACTAGAAAAATGTTCTACGGAGGTGGCCAAATGATCAAGACGGAAAGCGCCACGTTCAAGGCCGCTTCTCGGTCAGAGAAACTTGATCATGACGATATTGACTTCTCGGGTGACGAGTTtcaagacgacgacgagacaCCTATGTTTGAAAAGAacaatgatgacgaggatgccAAAGATGCCAAAGACCGTATCCGACGCGAGCAGCTTGGTGCCAACTTGTTTGGAGATGGTGACGAGCAAGAAGTTGACAAGGAGTTGAAAGAAAAactcgacgaagaagaatTGCGGCGGGAGCTTGGTAAAACCACCAAGAAAGCGCTCATTAAGCGGGATCAAGAGAATATCTACGAAAGTGATGATTCTGCAGAGAACCCCTGGAGCAGCTCG TCTGAAGATAACTCAtccgatgaagaagaagacgaggagaagaaggaagaagagaagaaggaagctgGCAAGGATGACAAGGCTCAAAGTGGCTCTGGTTCTAAGGGCACCAACACACCATCAGGAAAGAAGCCCGAGAGCTCCAAGAAGGGCAAGTCACTCAAAAGAGCCGGCTCTCCAGCACTCTCGGAATCTAGTGGAAACGAGTCTTCTCgaaagaagctcaagaagaacgtCACATCTGCTGCGGCTAGCAGGTCAGGTACTCCATTGCCCCAAGGAGCAGCCGCACGCCGGGCTATGGGTGCTGGATCTGGTAGCGACGGTGAGGCCACTGCTGGCGAAATGTCAGATGGTACTATGGGCAAGtcgaagaagttgaagctggTCAGCCACAGCGCTCGAGGCACTCCCTCGGCGTCTCGAGCTGGCAGCCCTAATCCACAAGGTG CCGCTTCTCCTGGATCCCCTGGAGGGTCGATCGTCGAACCATCCGAGATTCTGGACAAAATTCCTCCCGAGGGCATCGCTATTAGCGAACTCATCAAAGCCTTTAACCATCGCTTGGGCGACCGACCTGGCCAGATGCCCAAGAGCGAATGGATTCAGTTGGTTAAGAGACTTTGCGACTATGGAAACGACAAACGACTCCGTCGCAGAACTTGA
- a CDS encoding hypothetical protein (BUSCO:44580at5125), which produces MPSDLSAYLASKYLVADPKPAKKRKRKRGAEANNGLLITDDDDSGWGNTNAQDDDEGLDGPVTVSGQSSEFRKTKKSNWKSLGGDATPKDDSAAAADAILASAAAEQNAARDEDEDMPMVEDDGSAVKMSDGTHAGLQSAATVSAQLKRRQKEEREEFEKHRKSAKEEETVYRDATGRRIDISMKRAEARRVAAEAEEKERLAKEALKGDVQLEEARKRREKLQDAKLMSFARTADDKEMNQELKEQDRWNDPMMQFMSEKKDSVKGQGKKSKRKPVYAGAAPPNRYGIKPGYRWDGVDRGNGFEAERFKAINRKERNKGLSYSWQMDE; this is translated from the coding sequence ATGCCTTCAGATTTATCGGCATACTTGGCTTCGAAATATCTAGTCGCGGACCCAAAACCAGCCAAGAAACGGAAGCGCAAGCGTGGCGCCGAAGCCAACAACGGCCTTCTTATAACAGACGATGACGACTCGGGTTGGGGCAACACCAATGCgcaagatgacgatgaaggcCTGGATGGGCCTGTTACAGTTTCAGGGCAATCTTCAGAGTTTCGGAAAACTAAGAAGAGTAACTGGAAATCATTAGGCGGTGACGCGACTCCCAAGGATGACTCTGCGGCAGCTGCAGACGCGATTCTAGCATCGGCGGCAGCAGAGCAGAATGCAGCAcgcgatgaagatgaggacaTGCCAATGGTGGAAGATGATGGATCAGCTGTCAAAATGAGTGATGGAACACATGCAGGATTGCAAAGCGCAGCGACCGTATCAGCGCAGCTCAAGCGACGGCAGAAAGAGGAACGTGAGGAGTTTGAAAAGCATCGCAAATCAgccaaggaagaagaaacggTATATCGCGATGCCACTGGCCGAAGAATCGACATATCTATGAAACGCGCCGAAGCGCGACGTGTAGCTGCCGAAGCCGAGGAGAAAGAACGACTTGCCAAGGAAGCTCTCAAGGGCGACGTGCAACTTGAGGAGGCTCGCAAACGACGCGAGAAGCTTCAAGATGCCAAGCTCATGTCGTTTGCCCGCACAGCCGACGACAAAGAAATGAATCAGGAACTGAAGGAGCAGGATCGTTGGAACGATCCAATGATGCAATTCATGAGCGAGAAAAAAGATTCAGTGAAAGGGCAAGGGAAAAAGTCAAAACGCAAGCCGGTGTATGCTGGCGCAGCGCCTCCAAATCGCTACGGGATCAAGCCAGGCTATCGTTGGGACGGCGTTGATCGTGGCAACGGATTTGAGGCAGAGAGGTTCAAGGCGATTAATCGCAAAGAGCGGAACAAGGGACTGAGTTACTCATGGCAGATGGACGAATAG
- a CDS encoding hypothetical protein (BUSCO:4239at5125) has protein sequence MVPHLHEPPAESPAPPGLENHLRNLIISNGTPSQSPRPNTSSQHIPVSQNGLDNGSAQMGASEGASHSSKPGRKRMNQAQRRQMSSQLSISIDPRAQQQPQTRNYHSPTSHYSRPSQSYQRHGHADSQSRGTYNENRQGGPQPHRSWNGPQQHRPRGHDHYQPPNHGRQDPLLAQQNRVAGHLYNARRAVQFHPEEVAAQAALLDQLCFEVVISSEIERSEIAEKEDFRCRIEAISREVIAAHEKEERPEAEFHPFSVELKCFGSLSSGFATKASDMDLGLLSPMSATQPDSPGSPIPRLLEKALLEAGLGARLLTRTRVPIIKLCESPPEKLRQGLLEERFRWENGLDEVHEGHDDDENDQHTAPHDQDNSRGQTRETPNQESTAPESISPDAGHEEPQVIELKQGPKNSISSYYGLAKRVLRRAGGHDVTISNYRSFVDKDWVLLNRVSEAFIAGLSDARLQDRLSRYPSLQFSNDTNPPIERSLLGVYTQVEGEQIRMSWEESGVEERSQPSRFLTEQSLQILEDAQCKENFGIDPISHTKELQLALDKFRKAPSVQFVILEQGQHETPVSYYTRALYIFNGLNPANQEVSSKWTQILISQYVSGIHQEDTRKTLESFIATCPKTPTLRGVGLLHKSIHLAWEFERALDKELYDDTVVQDIQDYVALLRSPLQQADSFDFGDEFSIPLTPSTLDLAARVRQLPDPHKMAPNQPRDRYKDHLEFPKTGAGVQCDINFSAHLALHNTALLRCYSHTDPRVRPMVLFVKHWAKIRGINSGYRGTLSSYGYVLMVLHYLVNVADPFVSPNLQLFNPPLPPGLSPVEFESMTSCRGRNVQFWRNEEDIIRLARANQLTRNNDTIGHLLRGFFEYYAHSSMLSTSTGRGFDWGRDVLSLRTPGGLQTKQDKGWTGAKTVIEAQNVGAHPPPQSEQTASTKSDDKEPAGKETATQPKQANGAVKNTEFKEVRHRYLFAIEDPFELDHNVARTVTHNGIVSIRDEFRRAWRIIKSAGNGSPQESLLRDINDVQEDVSPLSLLLDDIHGLGQNGNK, from the coding sequence ATGGTCCCTCATCTTCATGAACCTCCAGCAGAGAGCCCTGCCCCTCCAGGTCTTGAGAACCATCTGCGCAACCTCATTATTTCCAATGGCACGCCATCACAGAGCCCACGGCCCAATACTTCCTCGCAGCATATCCCAGTCTCTCAGAATGGCCTAGATAACGGCAGTGCTCAGATGGGAGCGTCTGAAGGTGCTTCTCATTCGTCCAAACCAGGACGTAAACGAATGAATCAAGCACAAAGACGTCAGATGAGCTCGCAACTTTCAATTTCTATTGACCCTCGAGCTCAACAACAGCCCCAAACCAGAAATTACCACAGCCCAACGTCTCATTATTCAAGGCCCTCCCAGTCTTATCAGCGACATGGGCATGCTGACAGCCAGTCTAGGGGTACTTACAATGAGAACCGTCAGGGTGGCCCACAGCCGCATCGCTCATGGAACGGTCCTCAGCAACACAGACCTCGTGGACATGATCACTATCAGCCTCCCAACCATGGCCGCCAAGATCCCCTGCTCGCTCAGCAAAATCGAGTTGCTGGTCATCTATACAACGCCAGGCGTGCTGTTCAATTTCATCCTGAAGAGGTTGCCGCCCAGGCCGCTCTACTCGACCAACTGTGTTTTGAGGTCGTAATCAGTTCCGAGATCGAGAGGTCGGAAATTGCAGAGAAGGAAGACTTCCGTTGCCGTATCGAAGCCATCAGCCGAGAGGTAATCGCTGCCCacgagaaggaagaaaggcCTGAGGCCGAATTCCATCCTTTCTCAGTTGAACTGAAATGTTTTGGAAGTCTGTCTTCCGGGTTTGCGACAAAAGCCTCTGACATGGATCTTGGACTACTTTCCCCTATGTCAGCCACTCAGCCCGACTCTCCAGGCTCTCCTATCCCGCGTCTATTGGAAAAGGCTTTATTGGAGGCTGGTCTGGGCGCGAGACTTCTCACTCGCACTAGAGTACCAATCATTAAGCTGTGCGAGTCTCCACCAGAGAAGCTCCGACAAGGTCTTCTTGAAGAACGATTTCGATGGGAGAATGGACTGGACGAAGTTCATGAGGGtcatgacgatgatgaaaacGACCAACACACAGCACCTCATGATCAAGACAACAGTCGAGGCCAAACCAGAGAGACTCCAAACCAAGAATCAACCGCCCCTGAGTCTATCTCCCCAGATGCTGGCCATGAGGAACCTCAGGTGATTGAGCTTAAACAAGGGCCAAAGAATTCCATATCCTCATACTATGGCTTAGCCAAGCGAGTTCTCCGTCGGGCGGGTGGTCACGATGTGACGATTTCGAACTACCGTTCGTTCGTGGATAAAGACTGGGTCTTATTGAACAGGGTCAGTGAGGCTTTCATTGCAGGTCTTTCAGATGCACGTCTCCAAGATCGCCTGAGCAGATACCCGTCTCTCCAATTCTCGAATGACACTAACCCGCCCATCGAACGCTCCCTGCTTGGCGTATATACCCAGGTTGAGGGTGAGCAAATCCGGATGTCGTGGGAGGAAAGCGGTGTAGAAGAGCGAAGCCAACCCTCACGTTTCCTCACTGAACAATCATTGCAAATTTTGGAAGACGCCCAATGCAAAGAGAACTTTGGTATTGACCCAATCTCCCACACCAAGGAGCTTCAACTGGCCCTCGATAAATTTAGAAAGGCCCCCTCTGTGCAGTTTGTGATTCTGGAGCAGGGTCAGCATGAGACACCAGTGTCTTACTACACAAGAGCTTTGTACATTTTCAACGGCCTGAATCCTGCTAACCAGgaagtctcgtcaaagtggACACAGATACTGATCAGCCAGTATGTGTCTGGAATTCATCAAGAGGATACACGAAAGACATTAGAAAGCTTCATAGCCACATGTCCCAAAACTCCTACCCTCAGAGGCGTTGGCCTTCTCCACAAGAGCATACATCTAGCATGGGAGTTTGAACGAGCGCTCGACAAAGAATTGTACGACGACACTGTGGTTCAAGACATACAAGATTATGTTGCATTGCTCCGATCACCTTTGCAGCAGGCCGACAGTTTTGACTTTGGTGACGAATTCTCGATTCCCCTTACACCAAGTACGTTGGACCTTGCAGCGAGGGTCCGCCAGTTGCCCGATCCACATAAGATGGCCCCTAATCAGCCGCGCGATCGTTACAAAGATCACTTGGAGTTCCCTAAGACTGGCGCAGGTGTTCAATGCGACATCAACTTTTCGGCACACTTGGCTCTCCATAATACTGCTCTTCTACGTTGTTATTCTCACACCGACCCCCGTGTCCGACCAATGGTCTTATTCGTGAAGCACTGGGCAAAGATACGAGGCATCAACTCAGGTTACCGCGGCACACTAAGCAGCTATGGCTACGTTTTAATGGTTCTTCACTACCTAGTCAATGTCGCCGACCCCTTTGTCAGCCCCAACCTGCAGTTGTTTAACCCGCCTCTTCCTCCAGGACTTTCGCCTGTTGAGTTTGAGAGCATGACAAGCTGTCGGGGCCGCAACGTTCAGTTTTGGCGCAACGAAGAAGACATCATCCGTCTCGCTCGCGCAAATCAGCTCACTAGGAACAATGACACCATCGGGCATCTCCTACGAGGCTTCTTCGAATACTATGCCCACAGCAGCATGCTAAGTACTTCCACTGGGAGAGGATTTGATTGGGGTAGAGATGTTCTCAGCCTGCGTACACCTGGTGGCTTGCAGACAAAGCAAGATAAAGGTTGGACGGGCGCCAAGACAGTCATTGAAGCCCAAAACGTAGGagctcatcctcctcctcagtccGAGCAAACAGCTTCGACGAAATCGGATGACAAGGAGCCCGCTGGAAAGGAGACAGCAACACAACCCAAGCAAGCTAATGGAGCAGTCAAGAATACCGAATTCAAAGAAGTTCGCCACCGTTATCTCTTCGCTATCGAAGATCCCTTCGAGCTAGATCATAACGTTGCTCGAACTGTCACCCACAACGGGATTGTTTCGATCCGGGACGAGTTCCGTCGAGCATGGAGGATTATCAAGTCTGCGGGCAATGGCAGCCCGCAGGAGAGTTTGCTTCGGGATATAAATGATGTTCAAGAAGACGTTAGTCCGTTGTCCCTGCTTTTGGACGACATCCATGGGCTTGGTCAAAATGGAAACAAATGA
- a CDS encoding hypothetical protein (TransMembrane:14 (i48-74o86-104i116-135o141-162i174-196o202-222i243-263o275-298i319-341o353-375i387-405o417-438i450-471o518-536i)): protein MDEEVKNNGMHSESDDKPATASASQTDPSAQSSVCGELREPSIPPARFWTLCVGVFLGLFLSMIDTSIVATSLHSIGVDFEVLEDVNWVALAYTLAYLGCAIVFARISDIVGRRNAFIAAYITFFVFSLACGFARTLNQLIAFRALQGVGGSGLYALTMIMMPELSPDNLKQHMAAMVGLVITVSGVLGPVLGGILTHYASWRWVFWINGPIGFISLTVFVLTWPKAEYLPSQQRRAWRELDFLGSFLAIAAAVLIVFSFQNAGTEPSNQGWKTAIFIAPLICGLLTCGLLVSWQIFIQHQWHDRFAPAFPVIIFRSRVYSTAVVNTLLNGFPYLLLIYAIPLRFQVVSGKSALISGVMLLPMLGASAIGSVVAGKINNTKNYTFESLLIGSCFMTLGCGLLSSLSHESEDAKLLGYMTFCGIGFGLTVASSTMLSMVEVPIRDYAPAQGILSQVRLLGGSLGIATSSALLNEKSSQYLASILTPYEQATIGSSATPLSNEQWSAVRFTYADAFKVEMKVATAVAACSVISAFGAFRRKRLLIAEQRAVVVAQEATRRRDQAK from the exons ATGGACGAAGAAGTCAAGAACAACGGCATGCACTCCGAAAGCGACGACAAGCCAGCAACGGCCTCCGCCTCCCAGACAGATCCTTCTGCCCAGAGCTCTGTTTGTGGTGAGCTACGGGAGCCTTCGATCCCACCAGCTCGCTTCTGGACCTTGTGTGTTGG TGTCTTTCTGGGCCTCTTTCTATCCATGATCGACACATCTATCGTTGCTACCAGCCTTCACAGCATCGGTGTCGACTTTGAAGTTCTAGAAGATGTCAACTGGGTTGCTCTGGCCTATACACTGGCTTACCTAGGATGTGCCATCGTCTTTGCCCGCATATCTGACATTGTTGGACGTCGTAATGCTTTCATTGCAGCCTACATAACATTCTTTGTGTTTTCTTTGGCATGCGGATTTGCTCGGACTCTCAATCAGCTCATTGCCTTTCGCGCCTTGCAGGGAGTCGGTGGCTCAG GCCTGTACGCTCTTACCATGATCATGATGCCAGAGTTGAGTCCTGACAATCTAAAGCAACATATGGCGGCCATGGTCGGTTTGGTCATTACCGTTTCAGGGGTTCTTGGGCCTGTCCTTGGCGGTATCCTGACACACTACGCTTCTTGGAGATGGGTTTTTTGGATCAA TGGACCGATAGGATTTATATCTCTTACAGTATTCGTCCTCACCTGGCCCAAAGCTGAGTACCTACCGTCTCAACAACGACGAGCTTGGAGGGAACTCGATTTTCTGGGATCGTTTCTCGCCATCGCTGCCGCAGTACTtattgtcttttcttttcagAATGCTGGGACTGAGCCGTCCAATCAAGGCTGGAAAACCGCGATCTTCATTGCCCCTTTGATATGTGGTTTGCTTACCTGCGGACTACTGGTGTCTTGGCAAATCTTTATTCAACACCAATGGCACGACCGATTCGCGCCCGCATTTCCAGTCATTATCTTTCGAAGCAGAGTCTACTCAACTGCAGTCGTCAACACCCTTTTGAACGGGTTCCCTTACTTGCTACTCATCTATGCAATTCCGCTTCGCTTCCAAGTTGTTAGCGGCAAGTCAGCTCTCATTTCTGGCGTCATGCTGCTTCCTATGCTTGGAGCTTCCGCTATCGGAAGTGTAGTAGCAGGAAAGATCAATAACACGAAGAATTACACTTTTGAGTCATTGCTGATTGGTTCTTGTTTCATGACGCTCGGTTGCGGATTACTTTCTTCTCTGTCGCATGAGTCAGAGGATGCTAAATTACTTGGCTACATGACGTTTTGCGGAATCGGCTTCGGACTGACTGTCGCTTCGTCGACTATGTTATCAATGGTGGAAGTACCTATTCGGGACTACG CCCCTGCACAAGGCATCCTATCTCAAGTACGACTCTTGGGCGGCAGTTTAGGCATTGCAACTTCATCGGCTCTACTCAACGAGAAGAGCTCGCAATATCTTGCCAGCATTCTAACTCCCTATGAGCAGGCGACAATCGGCAGTTCCGCCACTCCGCTTTCCAACGAACAGTGGTCAGCTGTTCGCTTCACCTACGCTGACGCATTCAAGGTAGAAATGAAGGTGGCAACTGCTGTTGCAGCTTGTTCTGTCATCTCTGCATTTGGTGCCTTTCGCCGAAAGCGCCTTTTGATAGCCGAACAAAGAGCTGTAGTTGTTGCACAGGAGGCCACTCGCCGTCGTGATCAAGCCAAATAG